From a single Nostoc edaphicum CCNP1411 genomic region:
- the carA gene encoding glutamine-hydrolyzing carbamoyl-phosphate synthase small subunit: protein MPLSDAIPALLVLADGTTYRGWSFGATGTAIGEVVFNTGMTGYQEVLTDPSYCGQIVIFTYPELGNTGVNPEDEESDGPQVRGAIARNICQRPSNWRSTQSLPDYLKQNQIPGIYGIDTRALTRKIRMFGAMNGGISTTILDEAELLEQVLAAPNMAGLNLVREVTTPTAYEWSDPTIPAWQFNSEAAENLGEAFTVVALDFGIKRNILRRLVSYGCRVIVVPADTPPEEILKYNPDGVFLSNGPGDPAAVTEGIATAKALLLSQKPIFGICMGHQILGHALGAETYKLKFGHRGLNQPAGLQQRVEITSQNHSFAIDPDSLPTAVVEISHLNLNDRTIAGVRHKSLPVFSVQYHPEASPGPHDADYLFEQFVQSMRTARQAVAEVR from the coding sequence ATGCCCCTGTCTGACGCAATACCTGCTTTACTAGTCTTGGCAGATGGAACCACTTATCGCGGTTGGTCTTTCGGTGCAACGGGAACCGCGATCGGAGAAGTGGTGTTTAACACTGGTATGACCGGCTATCAAGAAGTCCTGACTGATCCTAGTTACTGTGGTCAAATAGTCATTTTTACTTATCCGGAATTAGGCAATACAGGTGTCAATCCTGAAGATGAAGAATCAGATGGCCCCCAAGTGCGGGGTGCGATCGCGAGGAACATTTGTCAACGACCGAGTAATTGGCGATCGACACAATCTTTACCTGACTACCTCAAACAAAACCAAATACCAGGGATCTACGGCATTGATACCCGCGCTCTCACCCGCAAAATTCGGATGTTCGGAGCTATGAACGGTGGCATTTCTACAACCATTCTCGATGAAGCGGAATTGCTAGAGCAGGTACTAGCGGCTCCCAACATGGCAGGATTAAATCTGGTTCGTGAAGTCACCACCCCAACGGCTTATGAATGGTCAGATCCCACAATTCCAGCTTGGCAATTCAATTCTGAAGCTGCGGAAAATCTTGGGGAAGCCTTTACCGTTGTTGCCCTTGACTTTGGCATAAAACGTAATATCTTGCGTCGCCTAGTAAGTTACGGTTGTCGGGTGATTGTTGTACCTGCTGATACACCACCAGAGGAAATTCTCAAATATAATCCAGATGGCGTGTTTCTTTCTAATGGGCCTGGTGACCCTGCTGCCGTCACCGAAGGGATTGCAACTGCCAAAGCCCTCCTGTTAAGTCAAAAACCCATTTTTGGTATTTGTATGGGACACCAAATTTTAGGTCATGCACTAGGGGCAGAAACCTATAAACTAAAATTTGGTCATCGTGGTTTAAATCAGCCGGCAGGCTTACAACAACGGGTAGAAATTACCAGCCAAAACCATAGTTTTGCTATTGACCCAGATTCTTTACCTACGGCAGTTGTAGAAATCAGTCACCTGAACTTAAACGATCGCACCATTGCCGGGGTACGTCACAAATCTCTACCTGTATTCTCCGTACAGTATCACCCAGAAGCCAGTCCTGGCCCCCACGATGCTGATTACTTGTTTGAGCAATTTGTCCAATCCATGCGAACAGCACGTCAAGCTGTGGCTGAGGTGAGGTAA
- a CDS encoding acyl-CoA desaturase yields MTIATSTKPQINWVNTLFFIGLHIGALFAFVPGNFSWTAVGVGFLLYWVTGGLGVTLGFHRLVTHRSFQTPKWLEYLLVFFGTLSCQGGPIEWIGTHRIHHLNSDTDTDPHDSNKGFWWSHMGWLTHYCPAHADVPRFTKDIAEDPVYQFLEKYFILIQVALGVLLLLLGGWPFVIWGIFVRIVWVYHCTWLVNSATHKFGYQSYDSGDKSTNCWWVAVLVFGEGWHNNHHAFQYSARHGLEWWEIDLTWMTVQLLQAVGLATNVKLAPTKTS; encoded by the coding sequence ATGACAATTGCTACTTCAACCAAACCTCAAATTAACTGGGTTAATACCCTGTTTTTCATTGGACTGCACATCGGCGCTTTATTTGCCTTTGTTCCTGGTAACTTTAGCTGGACGGCAGTTGGTGTGGGTTTCTTGCTGTACTGGGTAACAGGTGGTTTAGGAGTTACTCTAGGATTTCACCGCCTTGTCACCCACCGCAGTTTTCAAACTCCCAAGTGGCTAGAGTATCTCTTGGTTTTCTTCGGCACACTCTCGTGTCAAGGAGGCCCAATTGAGTGGATCGGGACACATCGCATTCATCATTTAAACTCTGATACTGACACAGATCCCCATGATTCCAATAAAGGCTTCTGGTGGAGCCACATGGGTTGGCTGACTCATTATTGCCCCGCTCACGCTGATGTTCCTCGTTTCACCAAAGACATTGCCGAAGACCCAGTTTATCAGTTTTTAGAAAAATATTTCATTTTGATCCAGGTTGCTCTGGGAGTATTACTTTTGCTTCTGGGTGGCTGGCCGTTTGTTATTTGGGGTATTTTTGTTCGCATTGTCTGGGTTTATCACTGCACTTGGTTGGTGAACAGCGCCACTCACAAATTTGGCTATCAGAGCTATGATTCTGGTGATAAATCGACTAATTGTTGGTGGGTAGCCGTACTAGTTTTCGGTGAAGGCTGGCATAATAACCATCATGCTTTTCAATACTCAGCTCGTCATGGGCTGGAATGGTGGGAAATCGATTTAACCTGGATGACAGTTCAATTGCTACAAGCAGTTGGTCTGGCTACTAATGTAAAGTTGGCTCCAACAAAAACTAGTTAG
- a CDS encoding DNA adenine methylase: MLKSPLRYPGGKSKAINQIAEYLPESFSEFREPFVGGGSVFIYLRQKFPHLKIWINDLNRELFLFWKSAQSELPQLVQEIRHIKVKYTDGKLLFTELTSVDVNNLSDLERAVRFFVLNRITFSGTVESGGFSQEAFHKRFTYSSIERLEKLENILSKNVQITNLDYSHLLKSEGEDVFLFLDPPYFSATKSKLYGKDGDLHTSFEHQRFSELLQQCHHRWLITYDNSTQIRENFQWANISEWELQYGMNNYKQSGAAKGKELFITNYEVKLYLEKKSQVQNLANPALQLSLEI, encoded by the coding sequence ATGCTCAAAAGTCCTTTACGATATCCTGGCGGTAAGTCAAAAGCAATAAATCAAATAGCTGAATACTTGCCAGAGAGCTTTTCAGAATTTCGAGAGCCTTTTGTGGGTGGTGGTTCTGTATTTATCTATTTAAGACAAAAGTTTCCTCATCTCAAAATTTGGATTAACGATTTAAACCGCGAACTCTTTTTGTTTTGGAAGTCTGCCCAATCTGAGCTACCTCAATTAGTTCAAGAAATTCGACATATTAAAGTCAAATATACAGATGGTAAACTACTCTTTACAGAATTAACTAGTGTAGATGTAAATAATTTATCTGATTTAGAAAGAGCGGTTAGGTTTTTTGTACTCAATAGAATTACTTTTTCAGGAACTGTAGAATCAGGTGGTTTTTCCCAAGAAGCTTTTCATAAAAGATTTACTTATTCTTCAATAGAACGACTCGAAAAGTTAGAAAATATCTTATCAAAAAACGTCCAAATTACTAATTTAGATTACAGCCATCTATTAAAATCCGAAGGAGAAGATGTATTTTTATTTTTAGATCCACCATACTTTAGTGCTACTAAATCAAAACTTTATGGTAAAGATGGTGACTTGCACACTTCTTTTGAACATCAGAGATTTTCTGAACTATTGCAACAATGTCATCATCGCTGGCTAATTACCTACGACAACTCAACGCAAATTCGAGAAAATTTTCAATGGGCTAATATTTCAGAGTGGGAATTGCAGTATGGCATGAATAACTATAAGCAGAGTGGTGCAGCCAAAGGAAAAGAATTATTCATTACTAATTACGAAGTTAAACTTTATTTGGAGAAAAAATCACAAGTTCAGAATCTTGCTAATCCAGCTTTGCAATTGAGCCTTGAGATTTAA
- a CDS encoding fatty acid desaturase: MTTSIINSQKLSDEPGNSDFRLKDIVKTLPRECFQQSRRKAWTQVLLSVLAVALGYYSLIITPWFLLPLAWIFTGTALTGFFVIGHDCGHRSFAKRRWVNDLVGHFFMMPLIYPFHSWRIKHNYHHTHTNKLDEDNAWHPIRPEVFENWDTTRQSAFKLFMRKRLWWVGSIGHWAVVHFDWRNFKTKDQSSIKLSVAVVVVFAAIAFPLLIATTGIWGFVKFWLVPWMIYHFWMSTFTIVHHTAADVPFATANKWNEALAQLSGTIHCDYPRWVEVLCHDINVHVPHHISTAIPSYNLRLAYSSIKENWQPYLHDECQFSWPLMKQITDQCQLYTTDVGYKTFDEHYTEQ; encoded by the coding sequence ATGACTACATCAATAATTAATAGCCAGAAACTAAGTGACGAGCCTGGTAATTCCGACTTCCGGCTCAAAGATATTGTCAAAACCCTGCCACGGGAATGTTTTCAGCAGAGCCGTCGCAAAGCTTGGACACAAGTATTGCTCAGTGTCTTGGCAGTTGCCTTGGGTTATTACAGCTTGATTATCACTCCTTGGTTTCTTTTGCCCCTAGCTTGGATTTTTACGGGCACTGCTTTAACAGGCTTTTTTGTAATTGGCCATGATTGTGGTCACAGGTCTTTTGCCAAACGTCGTTGGGTAAATGATTTGGTGGGGCACTTCTTCATGATGCCGTTAATTTACCCCTTTCACAGTTGGCGCATTAAGCATAATTATCACCATACTCATACCAACAAGCTGGATGAGGACAACGCTTGGCATCCAATCAGACCAGAAGTGTTTGAAAACTGGGATACAACCCGGCAGTCTGCTTTTAAGTTGTTCATGCGTAAACGCCTCTGGTGGGTAGGTTCCATTGGACATTGGGCTGTGGTGCATTTTGATTGGCGTAACTTCAAAACTAAAGACCAATCGAGTATCAAGCTTTCTGTGGCTGTAGTAGTTGTGTTTGCAGCGATCGCTTTCCCGCTTCTGATCGCTACAACTGGTATCTGGGGATTTGTCAAGTTCTGGCTAGTGCCCTGGATGATTTACCATTTTTGGATGAGTACTTTTACTATTGTTCACCACACTGCCGCAGATGTTCCTTTTGCGACAGCGAACAAGTGGAACGAAGCTCTAGCACAACTATCTGGCACTATTCATTGCGATTATCCCCGTTGGGTAGAAGTCTTGTGTCACGATATCAATGTTCATGTCCCTCATCATATTTCCACAGCTATTCCTTCTTATAATTTGCGGTTAGCTTACAGCAGCATCAAAGAGAATTGGCAGCCTTATCTCCATGATGAGTGTCAGTTTTCTTGGCCTTTAATGAAGCAGATTACAGACCAGTGTCAACTGTACACAACTGATGTTGGTTATAAGACTTTTGACGAGCATTATACAGAGCAATAA
- the rlmB gene encoding 23S rRNA (guanosine(2251)-2'-O)-methyltransferase RlmB: protein MQNKPRKVNTSNEPNRGQPVKLKGKRVVTNPTRNPRKIDSKPTSVANPTHNPRKVDGKPISVANPTHNPRKVDGNTISVVNPNRNPRKIDSNPSYGNSRQRNNNFSQASVSTESTEDSDLIYGRHPVLSALQNQRNLNRLWITTRLRYDPSFHHFLLQAKENGTVIDEVEPKRLDHLTNGANHQGVAAQIAPYAYIELPDLLEQAKSVTDPVIVVADGITDPHNLGAIIRTAEAIGAQGLVIPQRRASGITSTVMKVAAGALENFAVARVVNLSRALEELKEAGFWIYGTAASGSEPVHTVNFTGPIVLVIGSEGEGLGMLTQRSCDFLVSIPLQGKTPSLNASVAAGMALYEIYRQRSQNTLHLDRLQKISLKK from the coding sequence ATGCAGAATAAACCAAGAAAAGTTAATACTTCTAACGAACCAAATCGTGGACAACCCGTAAAACTTAAAGGTAAGCGTGTTGTTACTAATCCCACTCGTAATCCTCGGAAAATAGATAGCAAACCCACCTCTGTTGCTAATCCGACTCACAACCCTAGGAAAGTAGATGGCAAACCCATTTCTGTTGCTAATCCGACTCACAATCCCCGGAAAGTAGATGGCAACACCATCTCTGTTGTTAATCCGAATCGCAATCCTCGGAAAATAGATAGCAACCCTAGTTATGGCAACTCCCGACAACGAAATAACAACTTCTCCCAGGCTTCTGTATCTACAGAATCGACAGAAGATAGCGATCTCATCTACGGTCGCCATCCAGTATTGAGTGCGTTGCAAAATCAGCGCAATCTGAACCGTCTCTGGATTACTACCCGTCTGCGCTACGATCCCAGCTTTCACCATTTTCTCTTGCAAGCGAAGGAAAATGGCACAGTGATTGATGAGGTTGAACCCAAGCGTTTAGACCATCTCACCAACGGAGCTAATCACCAAGGTGTGGCAGCACAAATTGCTCCCTACGCCTACATCGAATTACCGGATCTACTAGAACAAGCCAAATCTGTAACCGATCCCGTAATTGTCGTGGCTGATGGAATTACTGATCCCCACAACTTGGGAGCAATTATTCGTACCGCCGAAGCAATAGGCGCTCAAGGATTGGTGATTCCCCAAAGAAGGGCATCTGGGATCACTTCCACTGTCATGAAAGTGGCAGCAGGTGCTTTAGAAAATTTTGCTGTAGCTAGAGTTGTCAACCTCAGCCGCGCCTTAGAAGAATTAAAAGAAGCTGGCTTTTGGATTTACGGCACCGCTGCAAGTGGGAGCGAACCCGTGCATACAGTCAATTTTACTGGCCCAATCGTTTTGGTAATCGGCTCAGAAGGCGAAGGTCTGGGTATGTTGACTCAACGCTCCTGTGATTTCTTAGTATCGATTCCTCTACAAGGTAAGACTCCCAGCCTCAATGCCTCGGTAGCAGCGGGTATGGCGCTTTATGAAATTTATCGTCAGCGATCGCAAAATACGCTGCACTTAGATAGATTACAAAAAATCTCTTTGAAAAAATAA
- a CDS encoding alpha/beta fold hydrolase, with protein MSDRHHSTTARRLNVYIQGQGFPILGLHGHPGSGRSLSVFTNHLSKRYKTFAPDLRGYGKSRYNGNFEMNDHLTDLEALLDRLEIEKCLILGWSLGGILAMELALRLPERITGLILVATAAKPRGSHPPITWQDNLYTGVAALLNYIKPSWQWNIETFGKRSLFRYLIQQHTSTSYSYIAKEAVPAYLQTSPAATRALYTAIQSGYNRLLDLQQIQCPSLVLAGEQDRHITSDSSLQTAQHLQNSQWQCYPNTAHLFPWEVPQLMLRDIDHWLEEHPQVIGSQ; from the coding sequence ATGAGCGATCGCCATCATAGTACTACTGCTAGACGCCTCAATGTCTACATCCAAGGTCAAGGATTTCCGATTTTGGGCTTACACGGTCATCCTGGCTCTGGTCGTAGTCTTTCTGTCTTTACCAATCATTTATCAAAACGCTATAAAACTTTTGCCCCTGATTTACGTGGATACGGCAAAAGTCGCTACAACGGCAATTTTGAGATGAATGACCATTTGACCGATTTAGAAGCGCTACTAGACCGCTTGGAGATTGAAAAGTGCCTAATATTGGGATGGTCACTTGGGGGCATTCTGGCAATGGAGTTGGCATTACGTTTGCCAGAGCGGATTACCGGGCTGATTTTGGTGGCGACAGCTGCAAAACCCCGTGGCAGTCATCCACCTATAACTTGGCAGGATAATTTATATACTGGTGTTGCTGCCTTATTAAACTATATAAAACCAAGTTGGCAATGGAATATTGAAACTTTTGGTAAGCGATCGCTTTTCCGCTACCTAATCCAACAACATACATCTACTAGTTACAGCTACATCGCCAAGGAAGCAGTACCAGCTTATTTGCAAACCTCTCCTGCTGCTACTCGTGCCCTCTATACTGCAATTCAATCGGGATACAATCGACTTCTAGATTTGCAACAAATTCAATGTCCTAGTTTAGTACTTGCTGGTGAACAAGACCGCCACATTACATCTGATTCCAGCTTACAAACTGCTCAACACCTCCAAAATTCCCAGTGGCAGTGCTATCCCAACACTGCCCATCTTTTCCCGTGGGAAGTTCCCCAACTGATGCTCAGGGACATTGACCATTGGCTGGAAGAACATCCACAGGTAATTGGTAGTCAATAA
- a CDS encoding retropepsin-like aspartic protease family protein, producing MLQSFLSRATLIFVSSALAVLCVACSQDKRNIATGSNEQPTPIGDLASVQPAVEPATPAATPEAPPLDTSESEPSVFEMGLDKAVGAWSISQSAQSSDDWKLVASQYQDAIALMQKVRRQTPEFAFAQSKITEYQRQIKYAKQKATARPLPSPIAEPQKRIVVTVPQAATTPKFTSPRVATKPLPADSGFPSSVMLIPDQAVFTAPIKRRAGGTPIVEVTFNGQDKFEMIVDTGASGTVITQEMANTLGIVAVGKAKANTASARAVEFPVGYVNSMAVGGVIVNKVPVAIAGAELEIGLLGHDFFGNYDVTIKRNIVEFRPQLRSQLNSPETQLTAPISSKQPHFVGYP from the coding sequence ATGCTTCAGTCCTTTTTATCCCGTGCAACCCTAATTTTTGTCTCAAGCGCTCTAGCGGTTTTGTGTGTTGCCTGTAGTCAAGACAAACGCAACATCGCAACTGGTAGCAATGAGCAACCCACGCCAATTGGGGATCTGGCATCAGTACAGCCTGCCGTCGAACCAGCAACACCAGCAGCCACCCCAGAAGCACCGCCACTAGATACTTCTGAAAGTGAACCCAGTGTTTTTGAGATGGGGCTAGATAAAGCCGTTGGCGCTTGGAGTATCAGTCAATCGGCTCAATCTTCAGATGATTGGAAATTGGTGGCGAGTCAATACCAGGATGCGATCGCGCTGATGCAAAAAGTCCGGCGACAAACCCCAGAATTTGCCTTCGCTCAATCCAAAATCACAGAATATCAGCGCCAAATCAAATATGCCAAACAGAAAGCTACTGCTCGCCCTTTACCGTCACCAATTGCCGAACCTCAGAAGAGAATAGTTGTTACCGTTCCCCAGGCAGCAACCACACCAAAGTTTACCTCACCTCGTGTAGCCACAAAACCTTTACCAGCAGACTCAGGTTTCCCTTCATCAGTAATGCTGATTCCAGATCAAGCAGTATTTACAGCCCCAATTAAAAGGCGGGCTGGTGGGACGCCAATTGTGGAAGTTACTTTCAATGGCCAGGATAAATTTGAGATGATTGTGGATACGGGAGCCAGTGGCACTGTAATCACCCAAGAGATGGCAAATACTTTGGGAATAGTGGCAGTAGGGAAAGCGAAGGCAAATACCGCTAGTGCTAGAGCTGTAGAATTTCCCGTGGGTTATGTTAATTCGATGGCAGTTGGCGGGGTAATAGTGAATAAAGTACCAGTAGCGATCGCAGGTGCGGAACTAGAAATTGGACTTCTAGGACATGACTTTTTTGGCAATTACGATGTCACCATCAAACGTAATATCGTAGAATTTCGTCCGCAATTGCGATCGCAACTCAATTCCCCAGAAACTCAACTAACTGCTCCAATTTCGTCCAAGCAGCCCCACTTTGTAGGATATCCTTAG
- a CDS encoding Mini-ribonuclease 3 — protein sequence MKSQEEELLDGQDKTPKQSLSWNQALLATTAPFQQISLSQVQQISPSALAYLGDAIYELYVRIFYLLPLQRSGIYHRLVVEQVRAETQALHLRSLIPHLRDTELEIVRRGRNAATGRPKRLNPEIYQQATSLETLVGYLYLTDYQRLTELLQILHIEKE from the coding sequence GTGAAGTCACAGGAGGAAGAGCTATTAGATGGACAAGATAAAACTCCCAAACAGAGTTTATCTTGGAATCAAGCACTCTTGGCAACCACAGCGCCATTCCAACAGATTTCCCTCTCACAAGTGCAACAAATTTCTCCTAGTGCTTTAGCATATTTGGGGGATGCAATTTATGAGTTGTATGTTAGAATTTTCTATCTGCTGCCATTGCAGCGGTCAGGAATTTACCATCGTCTGGTAGTGGAGCAGGTAAGAGCGGAAACACAAGCGCTACATTTGCGATCGCTGATTCCTCATCTCAGGGATACCGAATTAGAAATTGTCCGACGGGGTAGAAACGCCGCTACAGGACGCCCTAAGCGACTTAATCCCGAAATTTATCAACAGGCAACTAGTTTAGAAACCTTAGTTGGCTACTTATATCTCACCGATTACCAGCGTCTAACCGAACTGTTGCAAATACTTCATATAGAAAAAGAGTGA
- a CDS encoding DUF1816 domain-containing protein, translating to MKTIWRNLKEVLINTFDYIGLAWWVEIVTQNPRCTYYFGPFLNSSDAKLSSIGYIEDLETEGAQGIVVHIKRCKPNTLTIAEDLGERFDRKVQPAFGGQI from the coding sequence ATGAAAACCATTTGGCGTAACCTCAAGGAAGTGTTAATTAACACATTCGACTACATCGGCTTGGCTTGGTGGGTAGAGATTGTGACGCAGAATCCCCGCTGCACTTACTACTTCGGGCCATTTCTGAATTCTTCTGATGCCAAATTGTCAAGCATTGGATATATAGAAGATTTGGAGACAGAAGGAGCACAGGGAATTGTTGTGCATATCAAACGCTGTAAACCTAATACCTTAACCATCGCTGAAGACTTGGGGGAAAGATTTGACCGCAAAGTACAGCCTGCCTTTGGCGGTCAAATTTAA
- a CDS encoding STAS domain-containing protein, whose translation MIAEPLNLTVSLRGTREVRDNCQLFRLTGLLDAFSEPTFRKTLGSKIDEGPKHIILDLSQIDFVDSSGLGALVQLAKQAQTADGTLQIVTNARVTQTVKLVRLEKFLSLQKSVEDALENVK comes from the coding sequence ATTATTGCTGAGCCACTAAATCTAACCGTTAGCCTGAGAGGCACTCGTGAAGTCCGGGATAACTGTCAGCTATTCCGCCTCACAGGTTTGTTAGATGCTTTTTCTGAGCCGACATTTCGCAAGACACTTGGCAGCAAGATTGACGAGGGGCCTAAGCATATTATTTTGGATCTCTCACAAATTGACTTTGTTGATAGCTCTGGCTTGGGTGCTCTGGTGCAGCTCGCCAAGCAGGCTCAAACTGCTGATGGCACTTTGCAAATCGTCACGAATGCCCGCGTAACTCAAACGGTCAAGCTTGTTCGCCTAGAGAAGTTTCTCTCCCTGCAAAAATCAGTTGAAGACGCTCTAGAAAACGTCAAGTAG
- the trpD gene encoding anthranilate phosphoribosyltransferase, which yields MTISPIPAQESSGSWYILLQQLIDGQSLSRTQAAELMQGWLSEAVPPELSGAILTALNFKGISADELTGMAEVLQSQSKLGTGQESTQSPIPLIDTCGTGGDGSSTFNISTAVAFVAAASGVPVAKHGNRSASSLTGSADVLEALGVNLSASSEKVQAALQEVGITFLFAPGWHPALKAVASLRRTLRVRTVFNLLGPLVNPLRPTGQVVGLFTPKLLATVAQALQNLGKEKAIVLHGREKLDEAGLGDETDLAVLSDGEVQLTTINPLDLDLTPAPIGMLRGGDVQENAEILKAVLQGKGTQAQQDAVALNASLALQVAGTIALLDHTEGIKIAKDILQSGAAWTKLEQLVEFLGN from the coding sequence ATGACAATTTCCCCAATCCCTGCTCAAGAATCCTCTGGTAGCTGGTATATCCTGCTGCAACAATTAATAGATGGCCAATCCTTGTCTCGTACTCAAGCTGCTGAATTGATGCAAGGGTGGCTCAGTGAAGCGGTTCCCCCAGAGTTATCAGGGGCTATTTTAACCGCGCTGAATTTTAAAGGCATTTCTGCCGACGAGTTGACTGGTATGGCTGAAGTATTACAATCCCAATCAAAACTGGGGACTGGGCAAGAATCTACCCAATCCCCAATCCCCCTAATTGATACCTGTGGAACTGGTGGAGATGGGTCATCAACCTTTAATATTTCTACAGCGGTTGCTTTTGTTGCAGCTGCATCTGGTGTACCTGTGGCCAAACACGGCAATCGTTCAGCTTCAAGTCTCACAGGGAGCGCAGATGTATTGGAAGCCTTGGGTGTAAACTTGAGTGCATCCAGTGAAAAAGTGCAAGCCGCATTACAAGAAGTCGGGATCACTTTCTTGTTTGCCCCTGGTTGGCATCCAGCCCTCAAGGCGGTTGCTTCATTACGGCGAACTCTCAGGGTACGAACGGTGTTTAATTTGCTTGGGCCGTTAGTAAATCCCTTGCGTCCAACTGGGCAAGTGGTGGGCTTATTTACTCCCAAACTTTTGGCAACTGTTGCCCAAGCTTTACAGAATTTGGGCAAGGAAAAGGCGATTGTGTTGCACGGGCGAGAAAAACTCGATGAGGCTGGGTTAGGAGATGAAACTGACTTGGCGGTGTTATCAGATGGAGAAGTGCAGTTAACTACCATTAATCCCCTAGATTTGGATTTAACGCCTGCTCCCATCGGTATGCTTCGGGGTGGCGATGTCCAAGAGAATGCGGAGATTCTCAAGGCGGTACTCCAAGGTAAGGGAACTCAAGCACAACAGGATGCAGTAGCTTTGAATGCGTCGTTAGCGCTGCAAGTAGCGGGTACGATCGCACTGCTAGATCACACCGAGGGGATTAAAATCGCTAAGGATATCCTACAAAGTGGGGCTGCTTGGACGAAATTGGAGCAGTTAGTTGAGTTTCTGGGGAATTGA
- a CDS encoding aminotransferase class I/II-fold pyridoxal phosphate-dependent enzyme, giving the protein MNSLEQLRQAEQALLEIFSGIDAQVKHNLKRVLDAFRNHRVGAHHFAGVSGYGHDDLGRETLDKVFAEVMGAEAAAVRVQFVSGTHAIACALFGVLRPGDEMLAVVGSPYDTLEEVIGLRGQGQGSLIEFGINYRQLELTSEGTIDWQALSTSVAENTRLVLIQRSCGYSWRPSLSVADIEKIVHLVKQQNPNTVCFVDNCYGEFIETKEPTGVGADLMAGSLIKNPGGTIVSAGGYVAGRADLVEASACRLTAPGIGSYGGATFDQNRLLFQGLFLAPQMVGEAMKGTYLTGYVFDKLGYPVNPAPLAPRGDVIQAIKLGSAEKLIAFCKAIQQHSPIGSYLDPIPDEMPGYESKVVMAGGTFIEGSTLELSADGPLREPYVVYCQGGTHWTHVAIALEAAIDAVGSIDRQENRKE; this is encoded by the coding sequence ATGAACAGCTTAGAACAGCTGCGGCAAGCAGAACAGGCACTATTAGAAATTTTTTCTGGAATTGACGCTCAGGTCAAGCATAATCTAAAACGAGTGCTGGATGCTTTTCGTAATCACCGTGTAGGCGCACACCACTTTGCTGGTGTAAGTGGCTATGGTCACGATGATTTAGGACGAGAAACTTTAGATAAAGTTTTTGCCGAAGTTATGGGTGCTGAAGCTGCGGCGGTGCGAGTTCAGTTCGTTTCGGGAACTCATGCGATCGCTTGTGCTTTGTTTGGTGTTCTCCGTCCGGGAGATGAAATGTTAGCAGTGGTCGGTTCTCCCTACGATACGCTTGAAGAAGTCATTGGTTTACGGGGTCAAGGTCAAGGCTCACTTATCGAGTTTGGCATAAATTACCGCCAATTGGAGCTAACCTCAGAAGGAACTATAGATTGGCAAGCTTTAAGTACTAGTGTGGCTGAAAACACTCGTTTAGTGTTAATTCAGCGTTCTTGTGGCTATTCTTGGCGTCCTAGTTTATCAGTTGCCGATATAGAAAAAATCGTTCACTTAGTCAAACAGCAAAACCCTAACACCGTTTGCTTTGTGGATAACTGCTACGGCGAATTTATTGAAACAAAGGAACCTACAGGCGTAGGTGCTGATTTAATGGCGGGGTCATTGATTAAAAATCCTGGTGGAACCATTGTCAGTGCTGGCGGTTATGTTGCCGGTCGCGCCGACTTAGTAGAAGCATCTGCCTGTCGCCTCACTGCTCCTGGTATCGGGAGTTATGGCGGTGCTACGTTTGACCAAAATCGCCTGTTGTTCCAAGGCTTATTTCTAGCGCCGCAAATGGTGGGAGAGGCGATGAAAGGGACTTATCTGACTGGTTATGTATTTGATAAACTCGGTTATCCAGTAAATCCCGCTCCCCTGGCTCCCCGTGGAGATGTAATTCAGGCCATTAAACTTGGTTCTGCCGAAAAGCTAATTGCTTTCTGTAAAGCAATACAACAGCATTCTCCCATCGGTTCTTACTTAGACCCTATTCCAGATGAAATGCCGGGGTATGAGAGCAAGGTAGTCATGGCTGGGGGGACATTTATTGAAGGGAGTACTTTGGAATTATCAGCCGATGGGCCTTTGCGTGAACCGTATGTGGTTTATTGCCAGGGGGGGACTCATTGGACTCATGTGGCGATCGCACTGGAGGCTGCGATCGATGCAGTTGGCAGTATCGACAGACAGGAGAATCGTAAGGAATGA